One Fusobacterium varium genomic window, ATTAATAAAAAGAAAAATCCAATATATATTAACGTTTTTGTTAAAGATAGCATAAAAGATATTAACAGTTCATCTGCATTACTTTTTTCCATTAAAACTTTTAAGGCATGGGCACTTATTTTTACTACATATTTCATTATTGAAACTAGGAATATAACCCATAATATTCTTAATATTGTTTCTGGAAGAATTTTCAATATTTCTTCTCCCCATGATTCTAATAACTTCAACATATTGCTTTTCATATTTATAAATATATTTCTCCTCTTATAAAATTATTCTCCACAACATTCATCACATAATTTTACTTTCTTATAACCTTGTTTTTTAGCAAAGAAAAGTGCATATTCATCATAGGGAAATTCTCCAAGAAATACAATATTTGAATTTCTTAGAGAATCTGCATATCTACAAGTTCCTTCATGAATTTTTTGAGTTGCTTTATCTATATAAAAGATCATTTTCTTCTTCTCCTATTGTATTAAATCTTTTCTTAAGAAGTTTTCCCTGTTTGAATATTATTTTCTTACTTGCTGGTATTCTTTCTGCTTTCTTTGTTTTTGGATTATTAAATATTTTTGCTTTTCTTTCTTTTACTTCAAAACTCCCCCAGCCTTTAAAAGTAACTTTCTCTCCTTCTTTTAAAATATCTACTAATGTTTCCCAGAAAATCTCAACTTTTTCTTTTGCTGTCTTTAAATTTTTTAATTCCCTAACTCTTCTATATTCTCTTATAAATTCTGTTTCTCTCATAATTTCTATCCTTTCATTTCATTTTTATCTTTTAATGCAAGTTTAAATAGCTCTATCAATATCTGAGTATTGTTCCTTCTTTGACCTTTAATATTACTTAATCTTTTTATTTTCTTTTGTATAAAAGTATATTCTTCTTTAGTAAAGTGACAGCCATATAAACGATATTTTTGTAACTCTTTTTCTCTTTTTTCCATATCTTCCTCTACATAATTGCCTGATAAATATTTATTATCTCTTCTTTTTCTTCAATTTCTTTTTTCACTTCTTCTTTCTCTTCTCTACATTTTTTTAATAATTCTTTATAGTCTTTTTGGTAATATCTATATGGTTCCACTTCAGTTATATATTTTTCTGTTCCTAGCAGTTTCTGATATTTTGCTCTTAAAGATATCAGTGCTTCCTCTGCTTCTTTCGCTTCAGCTTTTCTTTGATTATACATAGCCGTTTCTTCTATTTCTAATTGCTTGAAATTAACTTCAAGCTGCTCTAATGTTGATAATACATCTGCTGATGAATATGACACTGTTGATATTAATAATATGCATCCTACCAGTATTTTTTTCATAATTTCACCTCTATTTTTTTTCTTCTAAGGGGATATATTCTTTCAATATATCATTTATCTTATACTTCTCAACTATTTCATTTATTACTTTTACTTTTTCTTCTCCAAGTTTTTGATTAAATAGTGCTTGCTGCAGCTGTGGATATATTTCTACTGTATTTTTATCTTTTAGTAATTCTGCATTATTCTTATATACTTCTAAAAGTTCATAATCATATATTTGAACTGTCTTTTGTGCTATTGAATTAAGATAATATTCTATCTCCATATTAAGTTTCATTTCTTCTAAATACTTCTTTTCTTCCTCTGTATATTTTTTATTTTTCATTTCTGTAAGGACAGCTTTTCTTACTAGAAGCTGTGCTATTCCATCTTTATTTCCATTTAATCTTTTTAATTCTTCCTTTGTTAATTTTATTTCCATTTCTTCTCCTTAATTATTATTTCGTATATTGAAGATTTTTGTTATCCCTTTGTTTTGGATTTATATATATTTTTTTCTTAGTTGTCTTTTTTCTTCTTTTGTATATCTATTTTTATTTAATTCTTCACTTATTAATTCAAGAAGTGGATTATTATCTTCAACATTGTCTTTTACTTCAAGATTATCGTATTTTTTAAATAGATATATAATTATTTCTCTGTTTGTTTTAAATTCAGTTTTTAGTTTTCTAAGTCCTTTTTGAATTATTTCAAATTCTTCATCAGTAACCCTTATCCCTAAAATAGTCTTATTTCTATTTCCACTTCCTAATGGTCTTCCTCTTCTTTTAATTTTTTCATTCATATTTTTCACCTTCCAAATTAGCTCAAGGTTACTTTATGACCTTTACTGCTTTAAATTTTTTATAACATATTGGAATATTTATTAAATCGCTAAAAATACTTTTTTTCATGTCCAATATTAATTCATTATCTTGAATTGTTGCCTCTACTATTAAAAATTTATTATCTTTTTTATCATAACTTATTACTGCATATTTCTTTCCATCTAATTCTAGAATTTCATAATCCTGGTACCATTCTGGTTTATGGTATCTTCCATTTGCTTTCCAATAATGATGGCTTCCTATGAATATTGTTACAATAATCCAAAATAAGATAAAATTTTTTAAATAATTTTTAAATTTATACATTATCTTTTTTTCCTTTAGTTTCTTTTGGAAATATTAGACCACCCTTATTCAAGGGTAGTCTAATATTTTTTTATTATTCCTAGAATTTATAATTGAATCTTACTCCATATTTAATTGATGAATCTTTTTTATTACTTTCATCTGCTGCCTCTACTTCAAATGTTACTCCCATGTGGTTGGCTTTTTCTACTGTAAGTCCAATTTTTCCTGTAAGTTTACCTTCACTTTCTTCTGAAGTAATCAGACTGTAGTATCCTTCTCCTCCATTTTTTAGTCTTGCTTTGTTTCCATCATAGTTATCTCCAAGCTCATATGCGTATTTTACATCTGCTGTTACTTTTACAGATACATCATTTCCTGCATAGATTCTCTGTTGTGCTTTTACTCCTACTCCTAACTGGGCGCTTAAATAATCATTATCTTTAATTTGCACTTCCAGTCCACCTTTGCTTCCTGCTTTTTCTTTAAATCCGTCTACTTTTCCATACTCTAAATCTAAATCAGTATATACATCCAATTGTCTAGAAACATCTGAATAGATAACTTTAGTAAATCTGTTATCAAATGCTACAGAGTAAGTATTGTACTCTCCTTTATTTTCAAATGTTTCCTGAAGATTAAGCTTTCTCTTAGCTATATGTCTGTTATATCCTAGTTCTATTCTTGACAGCCATGATACTTTATGTTCATCACTTAAATTTTTAACTCTGTGTACTCCTGCTCTTAATGAATATACATCCTCTTTTGAACCACCATCATCAAAGTCAAATTTTGACCCGGCAAATCCTAATGTATATCCATATTTACTTCCATATTCTGTTCCTTCTTTTTCTTTCATATACAAAAGCCCCATTACCTTATAGTCATAGTCATCTATTCCCACAGTAGAATCCTTATAGTTTCCTTCAGTATAGATAACACTGTATTTACTGCTGTCTCTAGTTAAATTGTATGATGATTCAAGCTCATAGAAAGAATTGTCAAATGCTCTATTGATATCCTGCATTCTTCCTTGAATAGTCGAATAGATATCTCCTCTTGTTTCTGCTAAAGTTCTAGCTGTTTCATTTGCAAACTCCTCTCCAGAAAGCCCTGCAAGATAACTATTTAATCCTTTCAATATATCTGCATCTTTTCCATTTCCTCCACTATTGGCAAGAATGTTATCCAAACCTTTATCCAATGCATCAAACTGATTTCCTATTGTTAAATCTGCATATGGTCTTTTTACTATTACTAAATCTTTTCCATTAACTATTTTTGATACAAATAAAGGAGAAGTTACTGGTGTAAGTTTATTTCCTGTAACTGTTCCTGCTGCTACATTTACAAAGTCTTTTATCTCATATGAGATTCCATTTCCTGTCAATGCAAAGTTTGGAAGTATATTTACTTCACCATTTACACTATGTGCATTAAACAGAGGAATTCCTGTTGTTACATCTACATAGGCCCCATTTACCGTTATATCTCCCTGAGTAGTAAGGGTTCCTCCAATTGATACATAGTTATCATTTATTGTAATATTTCCGTTTGAATCTATTTGGACACTTCCTATAGTTGCTGTTGCAGCTCCTGAACTTCCAGCGCCACCACTTGAACCTGTTGCACTTCCTCCTGCTCCTACAATTACATTTCCTATATTTACGAAGCTTCCAGCACCTTCTATTCCTATTCCATTATTTACATAAATAGTTCCTGTATTTTTAAAAGAACCTCCTGGACCTACTAACATTCCTACTCCATTATTTACTGTAATAATCCCATCATTTATTATTTCAGAATTTTGATATGCTGCCATTCCTACTGTAACTGCTCCACAAGAAGCTAAAGTACTTCCTAAAGTTACATTTCCTGTATTTACAGCTACTGCTCCATTTTTTACAAGAATTCCTACTCCACCATTATCTACAGTCATGTTTCCTGTATTTGTAACCTTTGTTCCTATTCCATCTCCATAGATTCCTACTGAATGATCATGATTTACAGTTATATTTCCAGAATTATTTACAATAGTTCCTGCAGTTGCAAAGATTCCTACTGAGTTCAGATGTTTTTCAGTATCCTTATGGTCTCCATTTACATCTGTAGCTCCTACTGTTATCTTTCCATTATTATTTATTGTGTTTAATCCATTTGAGAATATTCCTACAGATGACATTCCTAATGTCATATCTGCATTGTTATTAACTGTTATTCCCTGACCTTTTGAATAAATTCCATATCCACTGTTTCCTACAGTCCAGCTTCCTGATGATGTAATAGTTGATGGCGCTGTTCCTCCAACTTTATATATTCCCACAGAACCTGTTTTTGTTTTGTCAGCTATTGTCATATTGCCTGCATATGTTACATTTCCATTTCCTTCACTTACTATTCCTATACTTGTATCTGTTCCAATAGTCATATTACCTGTCACTACTGAATTTAGTCCTTTTGCATATACACCTATAGAGTTTTCATCATTCAGAGCTATTGTTCCCATTGACAAGTTGATATTTCCGCTTCCTGCTCCATAAATACCGACTCCATTAGTTCCTACATTCATAGTTGTTCCACTTTGTGAAATTGTTCCTCCAGTCATATTTTTTCCATAGATTCCAATACTGTTATTTTCTGCTGAAACATTTCCTATTCCTGTATATGAACCTTTTTCTACAAATATTCCTATTGATGAATTTGTTAGTGAAGTAGCTTCAGCTACTGATATATTTCCATTTACTCCTACTATACTGTTTTCTCCATATACACCAATATTATTATTTCCTCCAGTTATGCTAACATTTCCATTTACTTTAATGTTAGAACCTTCTTTTGCCATTATTCCTACCTGATTACTAGCATTTGAATTTCCTATAGATATTCCTGTTGGAGCTGTTTCTACTTTTGAATCCTTTAATACTATACCTATATTATAGTCTCCTGTTTGTGTAATTGTTGGAAGAACTACTGTTGCTCCTAAAACTTGAGGCTCTACCCCTTCATAATAAGCTCCTATTGAGTATTTAGATGGTGTTCCTCCCTGTACTGCTATTGTAGTTCCTCCAAGTGTTGGAGCTGTATTTTTTACATATATTCCTATTCCGCCATTTTTAGCTGTTATCACTGAGTTTCCATTAGCAGTTACACTTCCTCCATCTGCTACTATTCCTATTTGATTATCAGCTGTTATATTTCCTGTGAACGTTAAAGCAGCACCTTTAGAATACATATATATTCCATCTGTTCCTACTGTTATATTTCCTGTATTTGAAACTATAACTGATGTCCCTGCTCCTTCAGCATATACTCCTATTCCACCTTTTCCAGCTGTGATTGCTGTTCCTGTCAGAGTTATATGTGAACCTGCATTAGCTATTATTCCTATTGCACTCTTACTTGAACTTGAGTCTCCTACTTTAATAGTTCCATTTATTGTAGAATTTGTAGCTGTTGCCATAACTCCTACACTTTCATTTCCCAAAGTAATAGTTCCTGCATTAATATTTGGTAATATTACTTCCTTAAGAACTAATCCTGTATTACCAGACTTAGTAGAATTTATATTATTTGATATAAGTCCATTTGTTACTCCTTCTATGTATACTCCTATTCCATTTGTTCCAGTAATATTTATATTATCATTTTTTACTGTTTCATTTGTCCAAGTTGTATATATTCCAACTCCATTATTCCCTACATTTATAACTCCACTATTTTCTACCTTTGCTATATTTGTATATATTGCAGCCACTGGCTTATTTTTATCTGTAGACTCTACATTAATACTTCCAGCATTACTTACAGTTATACTTCCAGGGATTCCTCCTGCTACTCCTTCTTTCTTAACTGCTGCTAATCCTGTTCCATCTACAATGTTAATAACTCCACTTGCAGTATTAGTTATATTATAGTTTCCATTTGCACTAGTATCATATTGTCCTATAAGCCCTATTGAATCCTTCCCTATATTTAGGCTTCCTGCTGAAGATAAGCTTCCATTTGTTGTAGACATAAATGAACCAGAACCATTCATAGTAATATTAGCTCCAAGTTGAAGAGTTCCACCATTATTTAATATTCCTATTCCTCCATTAGTTCCAAAATTTAATACAAGATTATCTCCATTTCCTCCAAGACTGGCATTTCCACCATCTCCTATATATATTCCTGCACCACCATTTATATTTATAGTTGCACCTTGTGTTATAAGATTATTTCCCTTTTCTACATATATTCCTATTCCACCAGTAGTAGTTATAGTTCCATTATATGAAAGTGTCTTGCCTCCTGAATTTGTATGTGTACTATCTTCCAGATATACTCCTACACCATCTTTAGCATTTACACTTACACCATTTAAGGCATAATTTCCAGCAGCCTTTGTATAGATTCCTACTGAAGTTTTTCCATCATTAGCCCCTAAGCCTGAATCAGGTTTGCTCTCTCCAGTTTCTATTGCTACTCCATTAGCAAATGCTACTGCATCATCAAAAAGATACACTCCAATTGATCCCTTGCCAGTAGTTGTTATATCTCTAGAAATTACAGAATTATTACCCTGAACAGCAACCCCTATTGCTCCATCTCCTTTTACATTTACTGCAAAATCTATCTTAGCATTTTCTCCAAATATTCCAACTCCACCTGAACCTATTTCCAAAGTTCCAACACTTACTTTATTGACATCTGTTCCTGCTAGATAAATTCCAAGTTTATCTGATTTAATAATTCCATCTGCACCATCAAAATTTGCATTTGTACCCTCTACATATACTCCTGTTCCTGTCGTAGCAGTTATTGTTCCACTATTTTTCCCACTGCTTGTTCCATTACCTGCTATATACATTCCAAGGTTAACTCCAGCATTTATAGTATCAGTATTTTCTACAACAGCTGTATCTCCTGCTGCTGTCTTAGCTACCATTCCTGCTGACGACGTTCCTGTTGCTCCACTTACATCAAGAACTCCTCCATTCACTCCTTTTCCTTCAGCAACATATATTCCTATATTATCTAATCCTGACATAGTTATGTTTCCTTTTGAAGTTAAAGTTGAATTTTCTCCTATATATGAAGCTGTATTATTTGAAGTACTAGATTCTATATTTTTAGTATTAACAAGATTTATTCCATCAGCTGCATATATTCCTATACTTTTAGTTCCTGTAAGTTTAATATCAGAACTATTTGTTATAGGCCCTAAAGCATTTCCTTTACTATAATATATTCCTATATTTTCAGTTCCTGATGTATTATTTACAGTAATTAATCCTCCAGTTGCATAAGCGCCATCAACAAGATACATTCCTGTTCCTTTTCCAGAGTTTGTATTAAGAGTAAGTCCTCCTGCACCTATAGTTACAGTTCCTTCACTTCCATATACTCCTATTGCATCAGTTTTAGCTGCTACTGTTCCTGATATAGTTGATGCTCCATCTATAAACACTCCTATAGTTTTATCTCCAGTAGCTGCTACATTTACATCTAAAGTATTATTTCCTTTAGAATAAATTCCTACTGCTTCTTTTACAACATTCAATAGCCCTGTTGTATTACTTGTAAATGTACTTCCAGTATTAGCATTTTCAAGATATATTCCAACTGTTTTATTTCCTGCTGTTGTTGGAGTAACTACACCATCTACTGTTATTGTTTTCCCTGCATCTAATTCAATAGCTGCATCTTTACCATATAGATAGATATTTTTATTTTCATTATTATTTGTAAAAGTTAGATTTTGTTTAATATTTACTATTCCATTTTCTGCAAAAACTCCTATATTAGATTTTCCACCAAATGCAATATTATTTCCAGTAAGTTCTGCCTTCGCACCATCTTTTACATAAATCCCAATACCTTTATCTGGCTTGATATTAATTAAATTAGTATTTTTAACAATACTTCCATTTCCTAAGCCTGTCATTCCAATCTGACTGCTCGAATTTAATGTTATTGTACCTGTATTTGTTATAGTCCCTTGAGCTACACCCATTCCTATAGCATTATTCTTTCCAGTCACTAAATTAATAATTCCTCTATTAGTACCATTTCCATTTTTTATATAAATTCCAGTCCCGTTTTCTCCAACCTTTATATTCCCAGTTGAATTAAAACTATTCATATTTTCAGAATATAAAGCTATTCCTTTTTCCATAGCCTCAGCATCTAAGTTTATATTTACATTTGTATTTTCATTCCCTGTTCCTTTATAGAATATTCCTATTCTTTCTTTATTAGAATTTTCATTAGATTTTAATGTAATACTAGACCCAGATATCTGTGAAGTTCCATCTACCATAACCCCTATTGCATCTGTTCCTAAATTTATAGTTCCTAAGTCAGCAATCTCACTTCCATTTATTCCATAAATTCCAACTCCATTTTTGCCTGTTACAATCTCTCCTGTATTTGAAATAACTGCATTCTTTGCATAAATTCCTATCGCTGTTGCATCATCCTTTGAACTTCCAACTTGAATCTTTCCAATATTTTTTACTTCAGCATCAGTATTTAGACCATTTTGTTTATTATTATCTGCATATATTCCTATTGTTCCTTCTCCAGTTAAAAGGATATCTCCTTTATTTTCTACTTTAAGTGTTCCTTCTCCTTGCTTTCCTCCAAATTCAGAAACTATTGGATTGCCATCTTCTCCTACTCTGTACGCTTGTGCCAGAATTCCAATTCCTTCATTTCCTGCTACATCTATAGTTCCTTCACTTTTTACTTGACTTCCATTTACAGCAAATACACCTACACCTTTACTATTTACTATATTATTTTCTTTTTCTACTTCTATTCTACTATTAGTTCCAAGAGTTACTTGTCCATAATTAATATATGCTCCTATTGCTCCATTTCCACTCTCTGTCCTATCTGCCACAATTTTAGAACCAGTTCCTAAATTAATCTGAGTATCAGCAACACTAGCAGCAGATTCACTTGAAGTTACTTTCATCCCTATAACATTACCATTTCCAAATTTATCAGCTTCTTCATTTGTAAGTGTAGAGTTCGCTGTTATTCCATTTGCTATATTTATTTTAAATTTTTCCCCTAAGAATCTATTGTAAAAAATATATTCCATTGAGTTTTTATTTGTTGAACTTTGATTTATATTTTGGTCTATATTTATACTTCCACCATTTACTAAAGCAAGCCGATAATCCTGATGTACTCCATCATCAATTATTGTTGCTCCTATTTTATTTTCTAAGTCATCTCTTAATGTTCCTAAATTCAATGGACCTACATTATCAAGTTTAACTGCTGCAATAATATCATTAGAAATAACTTTAATTCTAGTATTTGCATCGCTCTTTATTGGATCGACACTTCCTGCAGAACAGTCTTTAATAAATGCTATAGATGTTCCATCTAAAACTATTGTTCCTCCAGATATATCTATTATCCCTGCAGTCTGAGTAGCACTTGAGTGATACATAGTACTAATTGCTATTCCATTATTAACATGAAGAATTGAATTCTTTAAATTTATTTCTCCTCCATTTAAAGAAATTACCCCAGCTTGACCATTATCCACTTTAATATAGTTATTTTCCGCATTTATAACTACTTCATTACCAGTCTTATTCCCGTCTTTTGATGCATAAAGAGCTACTCCGTTTTTTCCATTAAATCCTGTAATTTCTATATCTGGATTTTCTGCAGTTCCTATATTTCCTTTATTATTAATTGTTATCTTAGCATGATAATCTGCATATGCTCCTACTGCATTTGAATCTTTTGAAACACTTTTCACTTTTATTTTTGTATCCTCTACTTCAACTTCCCCCTGTTTTATACCATAGTACTTTGTAGTATAAGCTTTTCCATCAACTCCTATATAACTATAACTTTTTTCCCCACCTAAAGCTACTATAAGTGTTGAATCTTCCACACTATCTGGGACTTCTATATTTTTAACTTTTACTGATCCAGCAATAGAATAGATAGCACTATTTTTTGAACCTTTACTTAAAGATATCCCTCCATCAGAAATTGCTGTTCCTCCAAAGGTATAAATTCCTATGTTTTGTTTTCCTCCTTCTAACATAATTTTTCCAGTTCCCAAATTTAAAGTAGTTCCCTCTTTAACATAAACTCCTGTATTTCCTTTAGTCAAGTCATATATATTAATTTTATGTGAATCTAATTCTATTTTGGGTCCCCCTCTAAATATATCTGCAATAATTCCACTAGAACCTTCTATATTCATTTCTGTATAATAAGGTGGGTCGTTACTAACATCGTAGTCTATTAAAGGAACCCCTGCTGTTGTTGTTGTTGTAAATTTTTTATTTCCTTCACCAGGAGCACCAATATTAACATTAACATTTCCTTTTATAGTTGTACCTGATACTCCATAGAAATAATATCCTGTATTTCTATCACCAAATATATTAATAGGATTTTCAAAACTTAAAATTATTGTATTTTGATTATTATTTGGATTATTATCTGAAGTGACATCTACTGTCACTCCTATATTATTATAACCATACGCATTTATTTCTCCTTTATTTCCTATGTGAAATATAGAACCAGAATCATTTCGGCTATCATCAATTCTAAAAATTGCTGTATTTCTAGTCCAAACATTAATTTTTCCTGTTTTTCCATTATAAAAAACATTATTTCCACCACTATTCCTACCACCAAAAATATTATTAGAACCACTAAAAACAGAATCTTGTCCATTCCAACTCCCTTTATATGGTTGTGAAATTATTTCACCAGTATTAATTACATAGCCTTCTCTATTGTAGCTTCCATTGTAATTAATTAGAGCTATTCCGTTTCCTTCAGCAGTTATTTTTCCATTATTTAACCATACAAGTGCTTCATCTTTTGGAGAAGTGATTAGTTTTTCAGAATCTTTAAATGCTTCCAATACTATTAATTTATCCTCTTCAGAGATTACAGATTTTGTTAATTGGTTTTCAAGCTCTATTTTATTGATAGAAAAACGAGGGACAAAATCAATAAAACCATACCCTGATCCTATTAATAAAGGAGATGTATATAAAATATTCCCACCATTAAATGAAATTCCATTTCCATATCCATTAATTTTTATAAAAAAACCTAAACTATTTTGAGTAATAGTTTCTCCTCTATTTTGATTTACTTTTTCTTCGTTGGGATTCAAATCACTGTTGTCTCCAACAGCTATTTGATTAGTAGGATTATACACTGTGTAATTATCATAACTATATTTTATTTTAGTTCTAGAATATTTATAATCATTTGGATCAGTAGAAGATATTCTTTCTATTTTAAAATCACCATTTTTTATAACTACATTTCCTATTACACTATTTACACTACTATTAGCCTTTGAATCATCCCAATTAACACTACTATTTGCTACTTGCTTTGTTAAAGAATATGTATAAACTGAAGGAGAAGCAAAAAGATTAAGAAATAAATTAGGTATTTCCACTTTAGGAACTTCTATCCCTACATTATTTATTGTTGAAGCTGTTATATTAGGCACAATATTATTCTCTGAAATTTTAATATCATTAGATTTTTCTATTTCACTATTAATTTTTTCATTTTTATTAATTGTTACTTGATTTAAATTTATAGAATTAGGTTTTGATATAGCAACAGATACATTATCTACTTTCGGAATATTTACTTTTGGCATTTTAGGATTCAAAAGATTTTTAATTCCACTAATTTCTACATTAGGCATTGCTACATTAACATTAACTTCTTTAGAAACTTTTGGTACTTCTATTTCAGGAACATTAATATTTACTCCTAAATTTATTTCTTCCCTAGGCAATTCTGTAGAATCCACTATATTTCCATTTCCAATTTCTAATTTATTTAAAATTATATTTTGAGGATAAAACTCTTGTGCTGCTTTTATGGTTTCACTAAATTCTTTTTCTGTTCTGTTTTTCATTTTTCCATTTTTTTCATTTTGATATGTAAAAAACACTTGTGTACTCGGGAACATACTCTTTGAATAAAAATTTCCTTTTTTCAATAAATCTAATAACTCTGAATTATATTCTTTTATAAATTTTTCATTTTCAAGAATCTTTTTCTTTATTTCTTCTTTTTCTGCTTGTACTTTACTTAAAAGTTCAGCTTTGCTCTCTTGTATTTCCTCAGTTGTTATTCCAGCTCCAAAAGATATACTCCCAGTTATCATGAAAGTTATCAAAAGTGAAAGAGAATAACTAATTTTTCTTTTCAAAAATCTTTTTAATGATTTTTCAATATCATTATTTTTCATTATTTCCTCCTGGTTCAACTAAATTACAATTATTTTTTAATTTATCTTTTTTTCAATTTGTTCTAGTCTTCTCAAATATTCATCGAGTTTTTTATTTTCAAACAAAAGAAATTCAATTTCATTGTTATTAGTCTTGAACTTATCATATACTTCATCAAATTTCTGACTTAAAAATACTCTGTTTTCATTTGTTTCCATTCCCAGAACTTCTTCAAGCTTCATAATTTCTTCCTCTTCCATTTTCAGAAAAACCATTCTTTCTCTTCCTATTTCAAAAGCTGTTTCTGCTGCTGCAATTCTGACTTCAGGAGTATTTTCACTTCTGAACACTTTTTCCTCAAGAGATTCATTCATATCCCTTCTGATCCCCTCAATTATTTTCTTTCCTTTTTCCTCTTCTGCTTTTTTTACTTTTTCAGCCTCTTTAATTTCTTTTTCTTTTTTCTTTTCTTCCATTTTTATTTCTTTTCTAATTTGTTTAAGAACTTTCATTCCTTCTTTTTCATTTATTTCTTGTGAATGAAGGGCTGTAGTTAAACAAGATAAGAAAATAAATCCTGTAAAAAACTTTTTCATTGTTATTTAGCCTCCTTTAATATTAAAGATAAAAACACTATAATAATTATCTATAATTTTATTTTTTAATATATTATAATTACTTTATTCACATTATTAGTTTTAATATTGACAATTAACATCAAGATTATATCATAAAATATTATGTACATACAAATAAAAAATAAATATATAATTTAAAATTATCAATATTTTTTAATTTATAAAATTATATACTTGTTATTATTTTTATTTAAAGATAATTATTGATATATACAAAAAAATATATTTTATA contains:
- a CDS encoding putative DNA-binding protein, with amino-acid sequence MRETEFIREYRRVRELKNLKTAKEKVEIFWETLVDILKEGEKVTFKGWGSFEVKERKAKIFNNPKTKKAERIPASKKIIFKQGKLLKKRFNTIGEEENDLLYR
- a CDS encoding putative adhesion protein FadA, encoding MKKILVGCILLISTVSYSSADVLSTLEQLEVNFKQLEIEETAMYNQRKAEAKEAEEALISLRAKYQKLLGTEKYITEVEPYRYYQKDYKELLKKCREEKEEVKKEIEEKEEIINIYQAIM